A region from the Drosophila takahashii strain IR98-3 E-12201 chromosome 2L, DtakHiC1v2, whole genome shotgun sequence genome encodes:
- the Sos gene encoding protein son of sevenless — protein sequence MFSGASGHAHHTHHHTIGYGGGIGLGGGGGGGGGGGSGGGGSGGAGGGVAGGLQDCDGYDFTKSENAARWRGLFTPSLKKVLEQVHPRVTAKEDALLYVEKLCLRLLALLCAKPLPHSVQDVEEKINKSFPAPIDQWALNEAKEVINSKKRKSVLPTERVHTLLQKDVLQYKIDSSVSAFLVAVLEYISADILKMAGDYVIKIAHCEITKEDIEVVMNADRVLMEMLYQSEAHILPSPLSLPAQRASATYEETVKELIHDEKQYQRDLHMIIRVFREELVKIVSDPRELEPIFSNIMDIYEVTVTLLGSLEDVIEMSQEQSAPCVGSCFEELAEAEEFDVYKKYAHDVTSQASWDALSNLLSKPGASSLTTAGHGFRDAVKYYLPKLLLVPICHAFVYFDYIKHLKDLSSSQDDIESFEQVQGLLHPLHCDLEKVMAGLSKERLVPVSGRVRRQMAIERTRELQMKVEHWEDKDVGQNCNEFIREDSLSKLGSGKRIWSERKVFLFDGLMVLCKANTKKQTPSAGATAYDYRLKEKYFMRRVDINDRPDSDDLKNSFELVSRMQPPIVLTAKNAQHKHDWMADLLMVITKSMLDRHLDSILQDIERKHPLRMPSPEIYKFAVPDSGDNIVLEERESAGVPMIKGATLCKLIERLTYHIYADPTFVRTFLTTYRYFCSPQQLLQLLVERFNIPDPSLVYQDTGASGAGGIGGVGSDKEHKNTHREDWKRYRKEYVQPVQFRVLNVLRHWVDHHFYDFEKDPMLLEKLLNFLEHVNGKSMRKWVDSVLKIVQRKNEQEKSNKKIVYAYGHDPPPIEHHLSVPNDEITLLTLHPLELARQLTLLEFEMYKNVKPSELVGSPWTKKDKEVKSPNLLKIMKHTTNVTRWIEKSITEAENYEERLAIMQRAIEVMMVMLELNNFNGILSIVAAMGTASVYRLRWTFQGLPERYRKFLEECRELSDDHLKKYQERLRSINPPCVPFFGRYLTNILHLEEGNPDLLANTELINFSKRRKVAEIIGEIQQYQNQPYCLNEESTIRQFFEQLDPFNGLSDKQMSDYLYNESLRIEPRGCKTVPKFPRKWPSIPLKSPGIKPRRQNQTNSSSKVSNSTSSAAAAVPSTATAIATAAAPSVHPVNAVDPATAGEQSPQHNPHAFSVFAPVIIPGGNTRSWSGTPQHTRTDQNNGEVSVPAPHLPRKPGAHVWANNAALTNASAMDAFSPALPEHLPPQSLPDTNPFTMSMSDTSDAPPSPLPKLVVSPRHETGNRSPFHGRTQYSPTHSIASTVTLTAMSGEEFCPGGFYFNNAQQGQPAAVPISPHVNVPTASNLEYRAVPPPLPPRRKERTESCADMAQKRQAPDAPTLPPRDGELSPPPIPPRLNHSGTMSSYLRHSHGKSKEFVGKSSLLLPNTSSIMIRRNSAIEKRAAAVNQQSDPAISTTLVTVSQVVPTDEPPPQSISPAASSSTTTSPLTPATPMSPNIPSHPVESTSSSYAHQLRMRQQQTHPTIYSQHHHHAPHLPHHHHQHQHSNPTQSRSSPKEFFPIATSLEGTPKLPPKPSLSANFYNNPDKGTMFLYPSTNQE from the exons ATGTTCTCGGGAGCCAGCGGCCATGCCCACCATACCCACCACCACACCATTGGCTACGGGGGCGGGATCGGTCTgggtggcggaggaggaggaggaggaggtggcggGTCCGGAGGTGGTGGCTCCGGAGGCGctggagggggcgtggctggtgGCCTGCAGGACTGCGATGGCTATGACTTCACCAAAAGCGAGAATGCAGCCAGGTGGCGGGGTTTGTTTACCCCGTCGCTGAAAAAAGTGCTGGAGCAAGTGCATCCGCGGGTGACCGCCAAGGAGGATGCCCTGCTCTACGTGGAGAAGCTCTGCCTGCGGCTGCTGGCGCTGCTCTGCGCCAAACCGCTGCCCCACTCCGTCCAGGATGTGGAGGAGAAGATCAACAAATCCTTCCCAGCGCCCATTGATCAGTGGGCTTTAAACGAGGCCAAGGAGGTGATCAACTCGAAGAAGCGCAAGTCTGTCCTGCCCACGGAACGGGTGCACACGCTGCTGCAGAAGGATGTGCTGCAGTACAAGATCGACAGCTCCGTTTCCGCCTTCCTGGTGGCCGTGCTCGAGTACATCTCCGCGGACATCCTCAAGATGGCCGGCGACTATGTGATCAAGATCGCCCACTGCGAGATCACCAAGGAGGACATCGAGGTGGTGATGAATGCCGATAGAGTCCTGATGGAGATGCTCTACCAGAGCGAGGCCCACATCCTGCCCAGCCCGTTGTCGCTGCCCGCCCAGCGGGCGAGTGCCACGTACGAGGAGACGGTGAAGGAGCTGATCCACGACGAGAAGCAGTACCAGCGCGACCTGCACATGATCATACGCGTCTTTCGCGAGGAGCTGGTCAAGATCGTTTCGGATCCAAGGGAACTGGAGCCTATATTCTCCAACATCATGGACATTTACGAGGTGACGGTCACGCTGCTGGGCTCCCTCGAAGATGTGATTGAGATGTCCCAGGAGCAGAGTGCTCCCTGCGTGGGCAGCTGCTTTGAGGAACTCGCGGAGGCCGAGGAGTTCGACGTGTACAAGAAGTACGCCCACGACGTGACCTCACAGGCCTCCTGGGATGCCCTCAGCAATCTCCTGTCCAAACCAGGG GCCTCATCCCTGACCACAGCGGGCCATGGATTTCGCGATGCCGTCAAATACTATCTGCCcaagctgctgctggtgcccATTTGCCATGCCTTCGTCTATTTCGACTACATCAAGCATCTCAAGGATCTCAGCTCGTCGCAGGACGACATCGAGAGCTTCGAACAGGTCCAGGGCCTGCTGCATCCGCTGCACTGCGATCTCGAGAAGGTCATGGCGGGTTTATCCAAGGAGAGACTGGTGCCCGTCAGCGGCCGCGTTCGCCGCCAAATGGCCATCGAGCGAACGCGGGAGCTGCAGATGAAGGTGGAGCACTGGGAGGACAAGGACGTGGGCCAGAACTGCAATGAATTTATTCGCG AGGATTCGCTGAGCAAGCTGGGCTCGGGCAAACGAATCTGGAGCGAGCGCAAGGTGTTCCTCTTCGACGGGCTCATGGTGCTGTGCAAGGCAAACACCAAGAAGCAGACACCTTCGGCGGGAGCAACGGCCTACGATTATCGTCTGAAGGAGAAGTACTTCATGCGACGCGTTGATATCAACGATCGGCCCGATAGCGACGATCTGAAGAACAGCTTCGAGCTGGTTTCCAGGATGCAGCCGCCCATTGTGCTGACGGCCAAGAATGCGCAGCACAAGCACGATTGGATGGCAGACCTCTTAATGGTGATTACAAAATCCATGCTGGACCGACATTTAGACAGCATACTGCAAGACATTGAGCGCAAGCACCCGCTGCGCATGCCCAGTCCGGAGATTTACAAGTTTGCGGTGCCGGACAGCGGGGACAATATCGTTTTGGAGGAGCGCGAAAGCGCCGGAGTGCCGATGATCAAGGGGGCGACGCTGTGCAAGCTGATCGAGCGGCTAACCTATCACATCTACGCCGATCCGACCTTCGTGCGCACCTTCCTCACCACATATCGTTACTTCTGCTCgccgcagcagctgctgcagctgctggtgGAACGCTTTAACATACCGGATCCCAGTTTGGTTTACCAGGACACTGGCGCATCAGGAGCTGGAGGAATCGGCGGCGTGGGCAGCGACAAGGAGCACAAGAACACGCATCGCGAGGACTGGAAGCGCTACCGCAAGGAGTATGTGCAGCCAGTGCAGTTCCGAGTGCTCAACGTGCTACGCCATTGGGTCGATCATCATTTCTACGACTTCGAGAAGGATCCCATGCTGCTGGAGAAGCTGCTCAACTTTCTGGAGCACGTCAATGGGAAGTCGATGCGCAAGTGGGTGGACTCGGTGCTCAAGATTGTTCAGAGAAAG AACGAACAGGAGAAAAGCAATAAGAAGATTGTGTACGCCTATGGCCACGATCCGCCGCCCATTGAACATCATTTGAGTGTTCCCAATGACGAGATTACGCTCCTCACCCTGCATCCACTGGAACTGGCCCGCCAGCTCACCTTGCTGGAATTCGAGATGTACAAGAACGTGAAGCCCTCGGAGCTGGTCGGTTCGCCTTGGACGAAGAAGGACAAGGAGGTGAAGAGCCCGAATCTATTGAAAATCATGAAGCACACCACAAACGTGACCCGCTGGATCGAGAAATCCATTACCGAGGCGGAGAACTACGAGGAGCGGCTGGCCATCATGCAAAGGGCCATCGAGGTGATGATGGTGATGCTGGAATTGAACAACTTTAATGGTATCCTCTCGATTGTCGCGGCCATGGGCACGGCATCGGTTTACCGACTGCGCTGGACATTCCAGGGATTGCCAGAGCGCTACAGGAAATTCCTGGAAGAGTGCCGCGAACTCAGCGACGATCATCTTAAAAAGTATCAGGAACGATTGCGATCTATCAATCCGCCTTGTGTGCCATTTTTCGGTCGCTACCTGACCAACATCCTCCATCTGGAGGAGGGAAATCCAGACCTGCTGGCCAACACGGAGCTAATCAACTTCTCGAAGCGACGGAAAGTGGCCGAGATAATTGGTGAGATTCAGCAGTATCAGAATCAGCCATACTGCCTCAACGAGGAGTCCACCATTCGGCAGTTCTTTGAGCAACTGGACCCGTTCAACGGGCTGTCCGACAAGCAGATGTCCGACTATCTCTATAACGAAAGCCTGCGCATTGAGCCAAGGGGCTGCAAGACGGTGCCCAAGTTT CCTCGCAAATGGCCCAGCATTCCGCTCAAATCGCCGGGCATCAAGCCGCGTCGCCAGAATCagaccaacagcagcagcaaggtGTCGAACAGCACTTCGTCTGCTGCGGCGGCGGTACCGTCGACGGCCACCGCAATAGCGACGGCAGCAGCTCCATCTGTACACCCGGTTAACGCAGTGGATCCAGCGACAGCCGGCGAACAAAGTCCGCAGCACAATCCGCACGCGTTCTCCGTGTTCGCACCTGTCATTATACCCGGTGGAAATACGAGAAGCTGGAGTGGAACGCCACAGCACACTCGAACGGATCAGAACAACGGGGAGGTTTCGGTGCCGGCGCCACATCTCCCCAGGAAACCAGGTGCCCATGTTTGGGCCAACAATGCAGCACTAACAAATGCTTCCGCAATGGATGCGTTCAGTCCAGCGCTGCCAGAGCATCTGCCACCGCAGTCCCTGCCGGATACCAATCCATTTACAATGAGCATGTCGGACACCTCGGATGCGCCGCCCTCGCCGCTGCCCAAGCTGGTGGTCAGTCCGCGACATGAGACCGGCAATCGATCACCATTCCATGGGCGAACGCAGTACAGCCCAACGCATAGTATTGCCAGCACCGTGACGCTCACAGCAATGAGCGGCGAGGAGTTCTGTCCGGGCGGCTTCTATTTCAACAATGCCCAACAGGGACAGCCGGCGGCAGTGCCCATCTCGCCGCATGTCAATGTCCCAACGGCCTCCAATCTGGAGTACCGAGCAGTGCCGCCACCACTGCCACCGCGACGCAAGGAGCGCACCGAGAGCTGTGCGGACATGGCGCAAAAGCGACAGGCACCAGACGCACCCACA TTACCCCCGCGCGATGGCGAACTCAGTCCGCCGCCGATACCGCCACGGCTCAACCATTCCGGAACAATGAGCAGCTACTTGCGGCACAGCCACGGCAAGAGCAAGGAGTTTGTGGGCAAGAGCAGTCTGCTCCTGCCCAACACCAGCAGTATTATGATACGCCGCAACTCGGCGATCGAGAAGCGGGCGGCGGCAGTTAACCAGCAGTCAGATCCGGCGATCAGCACAACTCTGGTGACGGTGTCGCAGGTGGTGCCCACCGATGAACCGCCGCCGCAATCGATCTCGCCCGCTGCCAGCTCCTCGACGACCACATCACCGCTGACACCCGCCACGCCCATGTCCCCGAACATTCCCAGCCATCCGGTGGAGAGCACGTCGAGCAGCTATGCCCATCAGCTGCGCATGCGGCAGCAGCAGACGCATCCGACGATCTACTCGCAGCACCATCATCATGCTCCCCATCTGCCGCACCATCATCACCAGCACCAGCATTCGAATCCGACGCAATCGCGCTCGTCCCCGAAGGAGTTCTTTCCGATTGCCACGAGCCTCGAGGGCACACCCAAACTTCCACCAAAACCTAGTCTAAGCGCTAACTTCTATAACAATCCAG ATAAAGGTACGATGTTTCTTTACCCAAGTACAAACcaagaataa